The Lactuca sativa cultivar Salinas chromosome 2, Lsat_Salinas_v11, whole genome shotgun sequence genome includes the window cggcagaagagctatgctgacaagcgccgatcagatctagagttctaggttggggatatggttctcctgaaggtgtcaccttggaaaggtgtcatccgcttcaggaagagaggcaagttaggCCCCAGGTATATCAATCCTTTTAGGGTTTTAGCTCGGGTAGGCTGGGTTGCCTATCACTTGGATCTTCCCGAGGAGCTTAGTTAGATCCATAACATGTATCACGTCTCTTAGTTGTAGAAatgtttagtggatgattccgcggtggttccattggaggatattcaggtggatgatcgcctgaattatatcgagagatcGGTGACGATTCTTGACAGgaagacaaaaaccttgaggaacaaggttgttgagttggTGAAAGTTCAGTGGTAGCAtcgcaagggttcagaatggacgtcaaagccagaggacgagatgagggagcactgcctatgacaacccgaaatttctatcatgTACAATAGATCAATTCAATCAAAATTTgactcgttttgctatcttttagcactgtttagggtctatttgagtgttctaaacctagtacaatCAAGGTAGGAGCCTAGAAATGGGATAACACGATGCGTATCAAGCAAactcgggccaaacactccaacatatggagtgtgcggctgcacacttgaATGTATGGCCACACacaagtgtgtgcggccgcacacccattccAGCCACACActcccacctatatatatatatatatatatatatatatatatatatatatatatatatatatatatatatatgacccttagtcaattttgaacactttttccactccttcaaagctggaactcgaatcctctcaagtatcatccaactttTCACTCCAATCTTCAATTAAGTAAGTGATTCATCCTTTGATTAGCTAATACATGACCTTAACTAGCCTTCCCctttgatttgatccatgaaAACACCTATTTGGTGTTAGatattcaaaaacaccaagaacacctactaaaCTTTTAGGGCCTTATGTACACTTCTAAGCCTCTAAATCGGATATACACTTGCAATAGCTTGATTTAAGCTAGGGACCCGTGAAATATGCATGAAAAACTCCCTTTCTCATGATCTTCAAGTGTGTACGTCCGCACACACCATGTATAGCCATACACACcccttttaggtccaaaaatggcAATGAACTCCATATAAGGCTAACGCATGAAGTAAGAAACTTTCCTAGATGAGTCCTAAAGCCTTAAAAtatgttttggcacatttcatagGGAGTGTGCGGCTGCAAACACACACCCTGGAcgcacaccctggccgcacacactcaaatatggtgtattttgaccatacactcccttgtatagccatataccccttatatacaatcatatatggttgtagcacttcaatataagtttttactagtccctaaggtggccccaattcaataattagttttTGCAAGCACTAATTGtatatatgtcattatatggttaatacgattcgtttgtgctcaagtcCGAAATTGACACTTAACTTCCTAAACCGATCTTACAGTCGcgtcactcactgcaggtgagttcataccccttaatcaacctttcaaatgtttttaaatgcttttattgggggaatacaagttgaatcattatagttataatttaaatcgcatgtgatttataactatcaaacaaatggatttactatacttttaaccgttttgtcaacaaaactacttcaaaatgattatcaaactcttttacatgttaaacactttataAAACTTGGTCTTAGTTGCCAAATCTTtactttaaattctttaaacttatatattgtcaaaatcatgttcaATACAtacatagttatataagtaaggtttgaaggacttaggaatgaTAACTcgctttacttcttgttccttgtttggttgtggacttagagtacccggttgtttgtccgagtgtcatttgatccttagttatatattatgtatatatgtatagatataaatcGTTTACATCGGTTCcatcacctttgggtagcaaaggtgtataaacttactaagtcattcaaacaacatttctagtaaactataataggtatagtttagaggtatactacttactattttctagtacaatgaaacatacaaagagtcagttcataatGAGTCAATAtatactataacaagaaacaatacctacactacactatacaaaagAACATACTAGGATGAGAAtcagagagaacatactacacACTAGACAGAGGGAACATACACTATTACATACAATTCATacacactatatactatacaaaagaacatactatgatgagaatcagagagaacatacactacactagtacatacaatacatacatactataacataaatgtgaggcactacttcaggGCATGGCATATCTGTCATGGcttgttttgtaaccagagtcttctgaagggagagcgtgaattcgtgtatagatctatactggactgaccgccctacaccttgttgctagctacagtgggacctgcaggtcttcgggtgatgaatgtcataccatttcgacgtctttgagcgtcgtgttttactaggtcgatcaagtatggttacaattatatcatattataccttaattaacaattggtttaaggtagttgctacagcagtagttactataacaTAATACTACATTACTTCATTATTTTCcccattacatttactttgtgatcttcacataaacggtaatgtaaaaactatattttattaatgatagtcacatttgggaggaatactcacttttacaataaacaaaCATACAACACCTTTGattccttggtagaaggctacttttagtagaaaatataggattttctaggagatacaaacatttacaaacttatacattcaaacacttacaaacattttcatacaaacaatgacactaaaatgcttatgaactcaccagcttaaagctgataaactctttcaaaataacttgtattctcatgtcatcagtagacaggtaccgaggccagcttttgagaagatggagcacattcaagactcatcttttatgttgattcatatttttggtgtcttataaactacacagaacacacttgtattaaaatacattattaatgcaatgaatgatgttgtttgcttgtttactattattctgtgttgtgatactgtacatgacgtcctccgccccagaacgtttccgcgattccggttttagggtgtgacactgCCCGAAGTTGTTTGGGGCagcggacttcaaggacgaaatttgattcaagtgggggagaattataacattcgAGTTCTAGTATATTTGTCTTTTTAACCCTTAATGCTTATTTTATTACATTTTGGTCCCtagccagtacgcggggcgtactctatgagtacgcttagcatactagctCTCCTATTGATCGCGGGTTCACCaccgtacgttgggcgtacgtgggaGTACGTAGGGCTTATGCAAGGATTGggaaaaacctaatttttagggtttgtaccctCTTTAAGAAAGTTACATTGCTTTGGTTGTATCTTTTGGTTAGACTCCACTCCCCTAAACCCTAAGAACGAGACCCTAGTGCCTTTTGTgaattttggagcttaaaagtgagttttggtggtgtttttagtgatttgaaggaagaagaactcTTGGAGATTGCCTTGGGGtagcttgagcttgtagatccagattcatcatcatcttttcAATCTACTTGAGGTATAAGGTTCCCTACTTGATTATTCATTATGCTAGATCTAGTTTAGGGCCTTGTTTATGCATTTTTGGGTCCATTAAGCTTGTTTGGGAGTATAGGCTACTCCAGCAACTTGGGATGTTAGATCTTAGCTCCATTGAGGTCCCTtgtccataaaaatgtaatctttatGAGTGTTATTTGTCCATGAAAGTGTTAAGATTCTTATTAAGCTTCTTTTTGAGTGTTAGATCCCATTAAGTCGTGCATAGgtttaaagttgccaactttatgtgttaaCCTTCTAGAATCAGATCTGAGAGTTTGGCATGTTGGCTTAACcgaataagtgcttaatgagtGGGGTTGGCTATATGTGGAGTACTCGGtgcgtactcagctcgtacgttGAGCATACTTGCCCCGGAAGGAGTACACAAAGCGTAAGcctgagtacacccaacgtactcaactATTTTACTTTTGGGTTGACTTCCTCGGGTTTGGGCCATATTTTGGGCTTTTagggtttgggccttgttgggccattggaCTTTTAACTTTGGGGCATAGACTATGGACTTTCTTGGGACTAGGTCCATAatgatttttgggcccaatttggaagttAGGCCTTATTAGGCCTTAGGATGTCATTtaggaatttgggccttttgagaaaatgagttgggccttggttttgggtaAGTAAGAAAAAGGGTAGATTGGTCTTTTACCCTGGATATTGGACAAGAAGCTTAAATTCTTGATTATGGGtcgagatccaattattaattggatattattaGAGGTGAATTTTCTCATTGGGTTTAGCgggccgaaggcaccaatgttggtccATGGTTTActatgattaggatgctagttgtctacgTAACTCTTGaatgtatgatattgatatgtatatCGGGCGGGGCCTGGTGActatcatgtatgctatttatctATGTTATTATTGCACGTGTTTATATgagtatatgtttatatgtataccgggcggggccGGATGATTGATAGATCTGTTCTGAGCGGGGCTCGAtaccgggcggggcccattatatgtttgatatgtatgctatgttgtattttggggaagtcactaagctttgtgcttacagttttcagtttatctTTCAGATACTTTTGGTTCCAATGGGAAGagttcgggatgactgcattgtaCACACCACATTGTTCTGCGTTTTCTTTAACTCTGATGTACTTGGATATTATTTGACACACTCTGATTTTCACGTTGGTTTTATGATATTGATTGGGTTGatgatttatttaatataaaaatcgaatttttttgtcTTAATTTTTGGGTCGTGACATTACTACTTTTCATTGGGTTTAGTTTTTAAGAATTGCTCTAATACTTCTTACATGATCATCCTCACAACCATGTTTTACCCATCATGGTTAAAAAGTTTTGTTTTGTTGTTCGTTCTTTATCGATtaacttaaatttttttatttttcatgtaGATTGAATAATTGTGCAACCATGCATGTTTTTTTGAATCTGTagagtttatttttgttttatggaTCCTTTTCAACATGAATTTTAACTTAACTTGTGGCTGAACCGGGTGACTTTGCAGTTTATTATTTGATGGATTATTTTCTTCTAAATATGCGAAAGAGTTTGTTAATATTATTTTCTTCTAAATTAGCaagaaatgtcaaaatttaaaggTTTAGCTTTACATGTGTTTTTGGGTTTAATCGTATTCATGTGTTCAAGCAATTGAATTACGatgaatttcttttgcatgtctTTCTCACAATGTTAGTGATTATTTGATCACATACAATCAGAAATAACTAGAAAGAACTGATTAATCAATTCTTCTAGTTTTAATACAAAACCATAAATAGGCAAGTTATCACAAAAATAAGTTCCTTCCAAATTCATTAGCTTACATATTAACATGTAAATTCCTCTGTCTCTTTCTAAAAAAACATGTAAATTCCTTTCTTACAACATAAATCACCCTCTGTATAGTTTTTCTTTTTGTAATTATATTGTATTGAAATATTAGATGTTTTTAAATGTGCAATTATTAGATGtttatgagaaattaaaatgaaatataaattatAATTGTGATTATAAATTTTCAAGTGTTAGTATACATTACAATGTTAATTGAAATTTAGAGTTcttaacaataataatatacatGACAATGCTAATTAAAATTTAGAGTTCTTCTTGCCGATAATAAATATGATATTGTGTTAAAAGTTTAAATATCAATATCACTTCAAAaagtaaaaaattataaatattcgTTATTCGGTTAATCATTCATATCATACAATATGAATAGTGACCAAACCGGAATACCATATGTTTTACCTGTTtgattaccaaaaaaaaaaaaaaaaaaaaaaaaaaaaaaaaaaaaaaaaaaaacctatttGTTGGAAAGAACTACTCGCAACCCTTGTATCGCTCGAATTTATCATTAGGATATACATAACTAATCGTTAAAAAGAAACGATTCACTAAAAGAAAATTATTCGGATTTATCATTAGGAATTTCATATTAGATTGGAATTGGTGAATCTTTTACCTACCTTAATAAATTTACAATTGTGAATTGTATTTTGGATCCTGACATTGAATATAAatttgggttaaaatattaaaGATTTATATCAACTAACTAAAACTATATCTCTTAATATAGATCTTTGGAAACAGTGATGCTCGTGTTGCTCAAACCTCCACTCAAAACTCAAGTTTCACTCTCTTGTCGATTCTATCAAAAAAAAAGCTGACAGGTCCATACTACATGGACTGGATGCGCAACCTGAAGATGACTCTTCGCGTATGAATGTAATTTAAAAAAATCGTCTATGAGATGTGATTAACTCTCTTACTTGGCGTATGAATGTATTGTTTTGTATGTACAAGAACATATTTCAAAGCGTTGGCTTTAAACAAGTTATACTAGTCCTTTTTTAAATCGATTATTTGTATCAAATTTGTCAAGATTGAGATGCTACTTAAGATCATTTTAAATTTTGTAATATTGTGATCGTAAGATCGGATCAGGATAAGAAGATCCTATCAAAATGAACTCTTATCCAAATCTATCTACAAGATATTAAGTCATTGGCAAGGCTACACTATCATAAGGTGggtcttttaattaaaaaaatgtattaattaaaagaaaaatagatatctttgaaaaaatattttgattcagAAAGCATATATTTACGACGTATAGTTACTTAAACATCGACCAACTAAATGAAATATGTAAGAAATGATCCTTTATAAATAACAAGACGAGAAAAAATTTTGAAATATCTTTGTGTTTGGCAGCTATATCTTAGCTAATAAGTTTAAATTCATTTAGTGGTGTCgtctttttattataaattgattTATGCGATTGTTTATAAAAATTTAATACATATATTTATTAAAACCGGTATTCTGAAAGGTCCTCGTTAAACCGGTATTTTTTGCAAATCGGCTGGTTCGCCCCTTATTTGCTAACAAACAGTTTTTTTGTGATTAAAAAATGATAACCTGAACGGTTCTCGGTTCAACCGATTGAACCGTCGATTTGGTCTAGTTTTAAAATTCATGCTTGTATTGGTCCATTTGAACTTGCCTAGTGAACTAGTGATTTTATATTCTAGACTCGCAACTGTATTAAGTGTGAAGTATATATTATAACTTCATGTTGATTAAGATGTTGATAGTGGAATCAACTTTAACTTCTTAAAAATAAATCATGATTTTTGTTGCTTCAAACCGTAAAAATTAAGAAGAAAACATCTTATCTAGAAAAAAATCAATTTGATCATATACAACTGAAGACATAAAGATCACAAAGGGATTATTATGAGTGCATTATGTCTAATTCGAAATGAATTAATGAAATAGTGACACTTTAAATGTTTTCTTGCAACTTGCGATGCTCGATTACATGTTGAACAGACGAATTTTTAAGACTCGACTATACAATAAAGTAAAGAGATGAGATCGGGATCATAATATGATTGGGATAGTGTTTCACTTGTAGGATCTTAAAATCTTAAGATCTTAAATGTTGTCAATTTTTGAGACTTGGGCTAAGATTGATGATTCACTTGAGATCAAGATCAACAACCATGCTTTGTATTATGTGGAAAAACATTAATATATATAACATACTAGATTAAATATTGTcctattaaattaaaacaacttaCATAGATTAAAAGTGGAATAACAACCTCATTTCTTAAACATTATACACAAATGTACCATAATCATGTATATATCAACTTGATCTAACCTCCTCGATTGCACCAACTAATTTATCAATTTTAGCCCCTGTAACCTCTTTTACAACCTTATTATCTTTGAGAATCTTGAAAGTAGGAACCACTTTTATTCCTAACTCTTTTGCCAATGCCTGTTATTCATCAAACGATATTCACAATATTCAGTATATATGTGATGGGTCTTTGTTTTATAACTTTATATCCTttagtttatcattttttttaaactttattgATACATGttcaaaatcttttaaaaaaaaaaaaatcattcccGAAGGGAATGGTATGTTATTCCTttgatttttgttaatttttagttCTTTTAAGTCAAGAGATGTTTTTTTTTACATGAAAAGTTACAATGTCGCTTATTTAGGCTTATGTAGTTTTTTAATGACGcgaattattttgaaaaaataaatcaGTACTTTAATTTAAGTAAAAATTTGTTTTTCTAAATAACTAAAGGATAGTATTTGTGTTTTAACTTGTTAACTATCATTATTATTATATAGTATTTCATAGGGTTAAAATTATACATTATATTTAcatataacataaaatatttacaTGTTTACCATGTCAAAAAAGCTACTGTGTTTCAAAGCTTTTTCACATTGCTTGTAAATTTACAAGCACAATGTATGCTTTTTGGTATGATAAATGATGAGCATCAAAAAGCTTATTTTGGATCAGTTAAAAACTGACCCTGTTATCTTGATTGCAGTCAAGCTTTAGGAAGACGACATCAAGGTACTTCTCGGCTAGTTGTTTGTATTTTGGAGCAATCACCTTGCAAGGACCACACCTGTTTACGTTTCACGAAGAATTAAATCCACAAAATACCTTAATTTCGCAAGCAATCGAGTAAAAAAAATCACTATGTTCACGATTCAATTGTATACATACAAAAGAGtgatgttgaatgaatgaattCAAACAACAAATTTTGCATAATTTCGAGATATCAAAATTGAACCAGTGGTTGATAATAATGAGAACGAGACCTTAATTTTTGAAAGTTTACTTTACTGGATCTAGAGGATAAGATGATAAGAGTACTGAGTACATGTACTATAATTGAAGAACAGTAATTCAATTTTAGGAAAGAAAGAGTACGAATTTGAATTTGAGTTTAAGCTGATTTACTAACCATTGAGTGTACATATCGAGAACGACCATCTTATCACCGGCGGCATTGACCAGAGGCCAAAACGTGTCTTGACTAACCTCCGTCACCTGGCCGACGACCACCGTGGGACCGGCGGTTTCCAAACTCGATCTCACCGTCATCGACGAGCTCAATCCTTTCCTGTTTCCGTTTTTCTTATTTGCAATCATCAGAGACGGAAACTGGTGAATGTCTCCGGCGACAATGGATTGTTTTGCGAAACATGACGGCAATGAGCTAATCGATGACGATGTCGATGGAATTGGCCGGCAGATTTGATGAATTTGCAACGCCATTGTAGGCTTGGAGCAAGTGTGTGTAGTATCGGAGTGTGTGTGTGGGTGAGAAATGTGCAAGTATTTGAAAGCTTTGGAAGGAAAACTTGATCGTACGATTGAGATGTGAATTTACGAAAGTATCCTTGATATTGATTTGTTTGATGCGAATATCTTGAGGGCAATTCTGTGATGTTTTTCTTTGTGAGAAATTTCTTGTGGCTAAAATGCATCGTCAATAATGATATGCTAGATAGTAAATAGTATATTCTTAAATAACATGTTAAATTTTATCAAGGGGTATATGGGCATATGGGGACCGATTGCAAGGGAAAAGCCCAAAAATGGAAAAAGATAAAATCCTCAAAAGTGGCAACCCATTTGGTTGACAAGCCTCAATGCAACCAAccgaaagaaaaattaaaaacaaattattaataataataataataataataataataataataataataataataataataataataataatgttataTATTTGATTGGCTTGTATATTAAGATTagttgatttatatatatatatttggttgtgtagGTGGAAATAGTCTATTTTTAAGTAATCTATTTTCAAAAGAGTTAGTCTATGCTCTTTCAACACCATTTCTTCGATTTTGGAGCATTGTATGCATTAAACTAGTCTAggaaaaacttatatatatatatatatatatatatatatatatatatatatatatatatatatatatatatatatatatatatatatataattgaatggAAATGAGAATGAAATTTAAAGAGTAAAATGGAATGGAATTGAAAAGAATATGTGTGAATGAAATGATATGAAGATGGTATTTATAATGGTATAAAGGGGGAAAAAAGAAAAAATGGGAAAAAAATGTAATCATTGGAGCGGGTTTCACAACCTGCATTAACCTTCTGTCTATTGTGCTCGATTCATCTCATCGGCGATAATTTATGCTACGTGCCAGAGC containing:
- the LOC111887165 gene encoding thioredoxin F-type, chloroplastic — encoded protein: MALQIHQICRPIPSTSSSISSLPSCFAKQSIVAGDIHQFPSLMIANKKNGNRKGLSSSMTVRSSLETAGPTVVVGQVTEVSQDTFWPLVNAAGDKMVVLDMYTQWCGPCKVIAPKYKQLAEKYLDVVFLKLDCNQDNRALAKELGIKVVPTFKILKDNKVVKEVTGAKIDKLVGAIEEVRSS